A genomic window from Ruminiclostridium cellulolyticum H10 includes:
- a CDS encoding S-layer homology domain-containing protein, producing MKNNLRKAISVILVISFILLGVYPVLADNTAGTTTAMRMQPLIDKYNGLTQASLDTELAKYTDIKSHWGRNYIAKISALEIISGFPDGSFRPNDKLLGGQYILMLIRAIGYRPEVPQGVPYYKPFVDIALNEGILAKGENLDYTKPISRELAASLARRTIGKYETVPKDYFVKGSDPYPSKGNKGFFDNVYVGYQKLKMTDYPTVTGKYLQDVIDCYRIGLLTGSNNKFNPKGTLTRAEASVIIIKLLDKKARVESVPSSSESFKWTNSNANNGEYDNEDAGFYENKEYTLYKGLFPMMEIWETAQTMYNNRNLITGGKIDFTFSEKYKSFAVNYFNGEDHFKKYMNYNFNGLILPQNYVGIAVEKLQNKKGQDRSLYDNCNGWLYDITSYEVDKYNNDLKKYSYELLKLWFGKDYEQAKKIHAQYLGYALNDIEGKIGIYLLNGRQIYVVGGNGDSGNVFSFRVWAKGFITKDTMLK from the coding sequence ATGAAAAACAACCTAAGAAAAGCTATATCGGTTATCTTAGTAATTTCATTTATACTTCTTGGAGTTTATCCGGTCCTGGCTGATAATACAGCTGGTACAACAACAGCAATGCGTATGCAGCCTCTTATTGACAAATACAACGGTCTGACACAAGCAAGCCTTGATACTGAGCTGGCTAAATACACAGATATTAAAAGTCACTGGGGCAGGAATTACATAGCAAAAATATCTGCACTTGAAATAATATCCGGCTTTCCGGACGGAAGCTTCAGGCCTAATGATAAGCTTCTGGGGGGACAGTACATTTTGATGCTCATCAGAGCAATAGGCTATCGACCGGAAGTACCTCAAGGAGTGCCGTATTACAAACCATTCGTTGATATTGCCTTAAATGAAGGTATATTGGCAAAAGGCGAAAATTTAGATTATACAAAACCTATCTCTCGTGAGCTTGCGGCAAGTCTAGCAAGAAGAACAATAGGAAAATATGAAACGGTTCCAAAGGACTACTTTGTAAAGGGAAGTGACCCATACCCATCCAAGGGTAACAAAGGCTTTTTTGACAATGTATACGTAGGTTATCAGAAGCTTAAAATGACAGATTATCCTACTGTCACAGGTAAATACCTTCAGGATGTCATAGATTGCTACCGTATAGGGCTTTTAACAGGCAGTAACAATAAATTCAATCCCAAGGGTACTCTTACCAGAGCCGAGGCATCCGTAATAATAATCAAGCTTCTGGACAAGAAGGCAAGGGTAGAAAGCGTTCCATCATCAAGTGAAAGCTTTAAATGGACCAACAGTAATGCCAACAATGGTGAATATGATAACGAGGACGCAGGTTTTTACGAAAACAAGGAATACACCCTGTATAAAGGACTGTTTCCAATGATGGAAATATGGGAAACAGCACAAACAATGTACAACAACCGCAACCTGATAACAGGAGGGAAAATAGACTTTACTTTCAGTGAGAAATACAAGAGTTTTGCAGTTAACTATTTTAATGGTGAGGATCACTTTAAAAAGTATATGAACTATAACTTCAACGGATTAATTTTACCTCAGAACTATGTTGGAATAGCCGTTGAGAAACTTCAAAATAAGAAAGGACAGGATCGGAGTTTATATGATAACTGTAACGGTTGGCTGTACGATATCACAAGCTACGAAGTTGATAAATACAACAATGACTTAAAGAAATACAGCTATGAACTACTTAAGCTTTGGTTTGGGAAGGATTACGAGCAAGCAAAAAAAATACATGCTCAGTATTTAGGTTATGCTTTAAATGATATTGAAGGGAAAATAGGTATATACTTGCTAAATGGTCGTCAAATATATGTTGTTGGGGGCAATGGTGACAGCGGGAATGTTTTCTCTTTTAGGGTTTGGGCTAAAGGATTTATCACAAAGGATACAATGCTTAAATAA
- a CDS encoding AbrB/MazE/SpoVT family DNA-binding domain-containing protein has translation MKSTGIVRRVDELGRVVIPKETRQVLSISERDSLEIFTDEDMILLKKYSPGCIFCNNVKNLTVYKNKHICEECSHDLKSK, from the coding sequence ATGAAATCTACAGGAATAGTAAGAAGGGTTGATGAGCTTGGAAGGGTAGTAATACCTAAAGAGACAAGACAAGTGCTTTCTATTAGCGAAAGGGATTCTTTAGAAATCTTTACTGATGAGGATATGATATTATTAAAAAAGTACTCTCCCGGATGCATATTTTGCAACAATGTCAAAAATCTCACGGTATACAAAAATAAGCATATCTGTGAAGAGTGCAGCCATGATTTAAAATCAAAATAA
- a CDS encoding ATPase, whose protein sequence is MSNVIQNPDYTKMKEFDLEEVLSRSRNRRKKNLGYGALDNDSRFLLLCSRIKKHIDDEWIREQNQNNQKLLLERHRNAILGKPTEVNYLKDKIREYLKAKRLENERYPTWYKNLIDAIFHENWGIAGIAEWMDMPESSSAKIIGDRIYFFINGKQVLKEQRISKKRFEQLRQAFMLSDETKRANENYSELYMYSGERVTVYTGRKVIDGQSVMVFRKYVVKVLTFEEQARRGTIPVELVPALEALVNCGVKVAFIGPVRSGKSTMLLTWQLYEDPELEGVLIQTDPEIRIHEVMPKAPIMPLIAGGKELFELSSEILKSDADYLVVQEVRDGYTAYIAVEAANKGTNRLKITAHLSNPEDFCYDIANKIQGVFGGNIDYQMVRVANSFNFLFEMVQLPGNRSQKRLKSIYEIRYDTEANVISYHKICEYNKDTDSWCFSYSVGNKVTELGEFENPKALEVYKNTLKFLSEKYPMPEKVVKPTYSKVDSKEGEREK, encoded by the coding sequence ATGAGTAATGTAATACAGAATCCAGACTACACCAAAATGAAGGAATTCGACTTGGAAGAAGTACTGAGCAGATCACGTAACAGGAGAAAAAAGAATTTGGGATACGGAGCTTTGGATAACGATTCAAGGTTCCTTTTACTTTGTTCCAGAATAAAAAAACACATTGATGACGAATGGATCAGAGAGCAGAACCAGAATAACCAGAAGCTTCTTTTGGAAAGACACAGAAATGCCATACTCGGCAAACCTACAGAAGTAAATTACCTAAAGGATAAAATCAGGGAATATTTAAAAGCCAAAAGGCTTGAAAATGAACGGTATCCTACATGGTATAAAAACCTGATTGATGCAATATTTCATGAAAATTGGGGGATAGCCGGTATTGCGGAGTGGATGGACATGCCGGAGAGCTCGTCGGCAAAGATAATAGGTGACAGGATATATTTCTTTATAAATGGGAAACAGGTACTAAAAGAGCAGAGAATAAGCAAAAAAAGGTTCGAACAGTTAAGACAAGCTTTTATGCTCAGTGATGAAACCAAAAGGGCCAATGAGAACTATTCAGAGCTTTATATGTATTCAGGGGAGCGTGTTACCGTTTACACAGGCAGAAAGGTTATTGACGGTCAATCTGTTATGGTATTTCGAAAGTATGTAGTAAAGGTCCTGACTTTTGAAGAGCAGGCCAGACGAGGTACTATTCCTGTTGAGCTGGTACCGGCACTGGAAGCACTTGTGAATTGCGGTGTTAAAGTAGCATTTATCGGCCCTGTTCGTTCAGGTAAATCCACCATGCTGTTAACATGGCAGTTATATGAAGATCCTGAACTGGAGGGAGTACTAATTCAGACCGACCCTGAAATACGGATACACGAGGTAATGCCAAAGGCTCCTATAATGCCTTTGATTGCAGGAGGGAAGGAACTCTTTGAATTATCATCGGAAATATTGAAATCAGATGCAGACTACCTCGTAGTTCAGGAAGTAAGGGACGGCTATACCGCATACATTGCAGTTGAAGCAGCCAATAAGGGAACAAACCGTTTGAAAATAACAGCTCATCTGTCAAATCCGGAGGATTTCTGCTATGACATAGCCAACAAGATTCAAGGAGTGTTCGGAGGTAACATTGACTATCAGATGGTAAGAGTGGCAAACAGCTTTAATTTTCTTTTTGAAATGGTTCAGCTACCGGGTAACAGATCACAAAAAAGACTTAAATCCATATATGAAATCCGTTATGATACTGAAGCTAATGTGATAAGCTACCACAAAATTTGCGAATATAATAAAGACACAGACAGCTGGTGTTTTAGCTACAGTGTTGGCAATAAAGTAACCGAGCTGGGCGAGTTTGAGAATCCAAAGGCACTTGAAGTATATAAAAATACGTTGAAGTTCCTTTCAGAAAAGTATCCCATGCCTGAAAAAGTAGTAAAGCCTACTTATTCAAAGGTAGATAGCAAAGAAGGTGAACGTGAAAAATGA
- a CDS encoding conjugal transfer protein TrbL family protein yields the protein MDKILEFLFKPVVSHGAIWIGSMFSGLEEISLRIENSIPVILEKDSLSESVAYGTITDAANVLSTAMSKIQVLCLTMAVAMIILKFLKKGFEAYVLWTEGDADTDPLLLATSFFKALAIAMAFPVLYGYLCDITSSFSTAIRNACGVTSEFSYGNVGTLMLSGIFDLIGFLVAIIMLIILYVQFIKLGVEMFVLRMAFPIGCVGLLDSDRAMYKAMTQVMFQCCATVVVQVGLSQLALSVVFTGHPIIGTAIILAALSTPKFLQSFMVPSGGGFNAGSVYQTARVFQMAKGVVTRG from the coding sequence TTGGATAAGATACTTGAGTTTCTTTTTAAGCCAGTAGTAAGTCATGGTGCAATATGGATAGGCAGTATGTTTTCAGGGTTGGAGGAAATATCATTGCGTATTGAAAACTCAATTCCGGTAATTCTGGAGAAAGATTCATTATCAGAATCCGTTGCATACGGAACTATTACAGACGCCGCCAATGTGCTGTCAACGGCAATGTCAAAAATACAGGTTTTATGCCTGACTATGGCAGTAGCTATGATTATACTTAAATTCCTTAAAAAAGGATTTGAAGCATACGTTCTATGGACAGAAGGGGATGCTGATACAGACCCTTTACTTTTAGCCACTAGTTTTTTTAAAGCACTGGCAATAGCCATGGCGTTCCCCGTCCTATATGGATATTTATGTGATATAACAAGTAGCTTTTCTACTGCTATAAGAAATGCTTGTGGTGTTACATCTGAATTTTCTTACGGTAATGTAGGTACTCTTATGTTATCAGGCATTTTTGATTTGATTGGTTTTCTGGTAGCCATAATTATGTTAATTATTCTCTATGTACAGTTTATTAAACTTGGAGTCGAAATGTTCGTATTAAGGATGGCATTTCCCATAGGCTGTGTAGGTTTGCTGGACTCCGACAGAGCAATGTACAAGGCAATGACCCAGGTAATGTTTCAGTGTTGTGCAACGGTTGTTGTCCAAGTGGGACTTTCACAGCTTGCACTCAGTGTGGTGTTTACGGGTCACCCTATAATTGGTACGGCAATAATACTTGCGGCACTAAGTACACCGAAATTCTTACAGTCGTTCATGGTTCCAAGCGGAGGAGGGTTTAATGCCGGAAGCGTTTACCAGACGGCAAGGGTTTTTCAAATGGCAAAAGGAGTTGTCACACGAGGATAG
- a CDS encoding Athe_2463 domain-containing protein has protein sequence MNNRLVKVLCMIMCTAFFIAFFPVLYKINAAGSYTSLKYEKGGMEFFDRTAYDSYKKNNQLPTLPGGGTVPFSIKKGTNTYYLNYRLFTQKNLVVYGSYRSVAGNYFKCGYQLHNDLDKKMPDIYYGGGYFLKPEGISCKGKEQNPETHGDKCKTNRGEWKYLGFDVNGEVFSNMWMINVATVTTFRERNWIKEPWSKNNEVNKVLTLSTSTYNNAAYNDSQHYSHQTVQKLKDWMYKTFTSVNRFSGIPDGKGHYDPNVYQYMYVQSAPTIQYSGSGKMWHVRPNGSIWYQTFSIPILKNNKYDLPVKCYVTLASPLPSIPKGGELDKQKVKLQFKVQGVLEDDDYYKDPVTRSAFYTRQDIKNWDLNIDKIPGLLLTDEQKKAVTVVPKSAADNQGTATITVETTVADIKKLPKSGDKYQLAVEATAKVVYKDAHTQKAEGNNKFLTNNFKALAKKESLVIDIPTLQINNHIGEIAFDSVPFRDATDNTDMSAVKSTELYINGEQVDYNEFFSGSYIFPATSDKNGYFAEVICRYNLDKSKIVLTGIPEDKKKEILGAAVVEYVSTDYVYVYPTKPIAQFKLSSNSWKQNRIINVENISEDGNIQLVLDKYPIVEYRWSYGGDTSQMYKGTDSDIRKQLQYKEPGSYLVTLECKNTLGKWSDPYTVEFKVLEDIAPNIELNLSDSVVTRNDQISAWHYDVNSTDGDKVAAAKIELWYDSDNNGIVDTLIQKWNGLGDFPKYSPTQLGYYKFYIYAKDEFVGVNGQDTLSQYVTDSDKKSANLECDFWVDNYQPLSDIYIDAPIERPNVDLYIMRDKDLAQDKYEYIASNRVSMENALLGRNIIPNVNIWDMKIYEYSTPASISSNTGTSYPTEEIPYTSAGYSGKLQRTSVADNGGYHDFGHYETRIETKTISSGGGYSSGHGYGGSTPPSSISYSDGEGYTGSMSIKNYVYTSTPCGHPISPTHGEGYFNWTRSWSGYSGTASRTVSYWVPNMQWVANYTGYYSGTIFKYVRQPYTDMWRGNSSKYILYVSDSKISELLAFNEAVAKTDAKVILAGTPDIHKQYSDCAKFIDATDKTAQEILNEALEYISEETPEVEQVFILQNQQFTLNVGEDDLEKDEIISREMQYVQEKDYFDNPTGQEPGTLTVFNSGKGWTSDIKNSFSNVGKYRIYRRVKDKPSGAYGENYSYYSGATEVDMYVHRKPIADAVLDWKYDPQSGACKTIWIDKSYDLDHNITRANTDKGIVERKIMFRKDSGEWQYFIPDTLTYGTYDVMYYVKDMEGAWSDPWTYHFTLDDKPQFTASARAYDSAFTLKSIPASEYIEGYNLWTRQLNPVQLEMNLTPTVSALPSTKTVNFQEGVTGTQSGQDINWKNQTLQIPDIYPDGLRNFTITARDKLTGAETPKTFSVNVFTPINLEPALGGKTLNTNVQTKIYATTTKYPTVTRVNMQYGTPYQSYTLSMTPTPDSNLKSWVVNYMVPDNVPDGTYTAQFTSINPSGKAETKYISYKVSRNRPPEVNIQRISPQFVYEGDSVSMTFEVTDPDPEQVLTSKVTVKRGSEVVYSGENISYVSNGKKKTFTMKTPRLTETGTYTISVITIDQYFAQDTDITTFTVHGLTIKGYVNHTPTWKTNWDKYNKHLANKGKPTYGNDAFFNDEKYVLSAVTTEINSGSAVTASNVRVRILERSYGPVSLASQTANTFKGEMWNEDMKKNRWKGTYVTFVFTVTYSNGTIKTDTVKTYVVNDDYWRIRMAF, from the coding sequence TTGAATAACAGATTAGTTAAGGTGCTGTGCATGATAATGTGTACAGCTTTTTTTATTGCTTTTTTTCCAGTACTTTATAAGATAAATGCAGCAGGAAGCTATACATCCCTGAAATATGAAAAGGGTGGCATGGAGTTTTTTGATCGGACTGCATATGATAGCTATAAAAAGAACAACCAGTTACCTACACTTCCGGGAGGAGGTACAGTGCCATTTTCAATAAAAAAGGGTACTAATACATATTATCTCAACTACAGGCTATTCACACAAAAAAACCTTGTAGTATATGGCAGCTACAGGAGTGTGGCAGGAAACTATTTTAAGTGCGGTTATCAGCTGCATAATGATTTGGATAAGAAAATGCCGGATATATACTATGGCGGGGGATATTTCTTGAAACCGGAGGGAATCTCCTGTAAGGGAAAGGAGCAGAACCCTGAAACTCATGGGGACAAGTGTAAAACAAATCGTGGGGAGTGGAAGTACCTAGGCTTTGATGTAAATGGAGAAGTATTCAGCAATATGTGGATGATAAACGTAGCAACAGTGACTACCTTTAGGGAAAGGAATTGGATAAAGGAACCTTGGAGTAAAAACAATGAAGTTAACAAGGTACTTACACTTAGTACGAGCACATATAACAATGCAGCATATAATGATTCCCAGCACTATAGTCATCAGACAGTACAAAAGCTAAAAGACTGGATGTACAAAACCTTTACTTCCGTAAATAGGTTTTCCGGAATTCCAGACGGGAAGGGACACTATGACCCAAATGTGTATCAATATATGTATGTACAGTCGGCCCCTACAATTCAGTATTCCGGTAGCGGAAAGATGTGGCACGTAAGGCCAAACGGCTCCATCTGGTATCAGACGTTTTCAATACCAATACTGAAAAATAACAAGTATGACTTGCCTGTAAAGTGCTATGTCACACTTGCTTCTCCATTGCCAAGCATACCGAAGGGCGGAGAACTGGATAAACAAAAGGTTAAACTTCAATTTAAAGTACAGGGAGTTTTGGAAGATGATGATTACTACAAAGATCCTGTTACAAGAAGTGCATTTTATACAAGACAGGATATAAAAAACTGGGATTTAAACATTGACAAAATCCCAGGCCTGCTACTAACTGATGAACAAAAGAAAGCCGTTACGGTAGTACCAAAGAGTGCAGCTGACAACCAAGGTACTGCAACTATTACAGTAGAAACAACTGTAGCAGACATAAAAAAGCTGCCAAAGTCAGGGGACAAATATCAATTAGCGGTGGAAGCTACTGCAAAAGTAGTATATAAAGATGCACACACTCAAAAGGCAGAAGGTAATAATAAGTTTCTTACAAACAACTTTAAGGCACTGGCAAAAAAAGAATCCTTAGTAATTGATATACCTACACTTCAAATAAATAATCACATAGGAGAAATAGCATTTGACTCCGTTCCATTCCGGGATGCAACGGATAATACTGATATGTCAGCAGTCAAGAGCACTGAACTCTATATTAATGGAGAACAGGTTGACTACAACGAATTCTTTTCAGGCTCTTACATATTTCCAGCCACATCTGATAAAAACGGATACTTCGCAGAAGTCATATGCAGGTATAACCTTGATAAAAGCAAAATCGTACTAACTGGGATACCGGAAGATAAAAAGAAGGAGATACTTGGTGCTGCCGTTGTTGAATATGTATCAACGGATTATGTGTATGTATACCCCACAAAACCTATTGCACAATTTAAGCTTTCCTCGAACTCCTGGAAACAAAACAGAATAATAAACGTTGAGAATATCTCGGAGGATGGGAACATACAACTGGTTTTGGACAAATATCCGATAGTTGAATACAGATGGTCTTACGGTGGTGACACTTCACAAATGTACAAAGGTACCGACAGCGACATCCGGAAGCAACTGCAATATAAAGAGCCGGGTTCGTATTTAGTGACTCTTGAGTGCAAAAACACTCTTGGCAAATGGTCTGACCCGTATACGGTAGAATTCAAAGTACTTGAGGACATTGCTCCAAATATAGAGCTGAACTTATCTGACAGTGTAGTAACAAGGAATGATCAAATAAGTGCATGGCACTATGATGTAAACAGTACAGATGGGGATAAAGTGGCTGCCGCCAAAATAGAATTGTGGTATGACAGTGACAATAACGGCATTGTTGACACATTGATTCAAAAATGGAATGGTCTTGGTGATTTTCCCAAATATTCTCCAACACAGCTTGGATACTACAAATTCTATATATACGCTAAGGATGAGTTTGTTGGTGTAAATGGTCAGGATACACTATCACAGTATGTTACTGATTCAGATAAAAAATCGGCTAATCTGGAATGCGATTTTTGGGTAGACAACTATCAGCCGTTAAGTGACATATATATAGATGCTCCAATAGAAAGACCCAATGTAGACTTGTATATCATGAGGGATAAGGACTTAGCCCAGGATAAATACGAATACATTGCAAGCAATAGGGTTTCAATGGAAAATGCTTTACTGGGTAGAAATATCATTCCCAACGTTAATATATGGGACATGAAAATCTATGAATATTCAACTCCTGCAAGTATATCAAGCAATACAGGAACAAGCTATCCTACGGAAGAAATTCCATATACCAGTGCAGGTTACTCTGGTAAGCTACAAAGAACAAGTGTGGCAGACAACGGAGGTTATCATGACTTTGGTCACTATGAAACTCGAATTGAGACCAAGACTATAAGTTCAGGCGGTGGTTATTCTTCTGGACATGGGTATGGTGGTTCAACCCCACCATCGAGTATTTCGTACAGTGATGGGGAAGGTTATACAGGTAGCATGTCCATTAAAAATTATGTATACACAAGTACTCCTTGCGGACATCCGATAAGCCCTACTCATGGAGAAGGATATTTTAATTGGACAAGATCCTGGTCGGGATATTCCGGAACTGCATCAAGAACAGTATCGTATTGGGTACCCAATATGCAGTGGGTTGCCAACTATACAGGCTACTACAGCGGTACTATTTTTAAATATGTACGGCAACCTTACACTGATATGTGGCGGGGAAACAGCAGCAAATACATTCTTTATGTAAGTGATAGTAAAATATCAGAGCTTTTAGCCTTCAATGAAGCTGTAGCAAAGACTGATGCAAAGGTTATTCTGGCAGGAACCCCTGACATACATAAGCAATATTCGGACTGTGCCAAATTTATAGATGCAACAGACAAGACAGCTCAGGAGATTTTGAATGAAGCACTGGAATACATTTCAGAAGAAACCCCGGAGGTTGAACAGGTATTTATTCTTCAGAATCAACAGTTTACCCTGAATGTCGGCGAAGATGACCTTGAAAAAGATGAAATTATATCAAGAGAAATGCAGTATGTACAGGAAAAGGACTATTTTGATAACCCAACAGGACAGGAACCCGGAACTCTAACAGTTTTTAACTCTGGCAAAGGATGGACTTCTGATATAAAAAACTCATTTTCAAATGTAGGAAAGTACAGGATTTACAGAAGGGTAAAAGACAAGCCCTCCGGTGCATATGGGGAGAATTACTCATATTACAGCGGAGCCACAGAGGTTGACATGTATGTACACAGAAAGCCTATTGCAGATGCCGTACTTGATTGGAAATATGATCCCCAATCAGGAGCGTGTAAAACAATCTGGATTGATAAATCCTACGACCTCGACCACAATATTACAAGAGCCAATACTGACAAGGGTATCGTAGAAAGAAAAATAATGTTTCGCAAGGACAGCGGAGAATGGCAATATTTTATTCCTGATACACTCACGTATGGTACATATGATGTCATGTATTACGTAAAGGACATGGAGGGTGCATGGTCTGATCCTTGGACTTATCATTTTACCTTGGATGATAAACCTCAGTTCACTGCTTCAGCTAGAGCTTATGATTCAGCTTTTACTCTGAAAAGCATCCCGGCGTCAGAATACATTGAAGGATATAACCTTTGGACAAGGCAGCTCAATCCCGTTCAGCTTGAAATGAATCTGACACCGACAGTTTCAGCCTTACCCTCAACAAAGACGGTTAACTTTCAAGAAGGTGTTACAGGAACACAATCAGGGCAAGATATTAACTGGAAAAATCAGACCTTGCAGATTCCGGATATTTACCCGGACGGATTAAGGAATTTCACAATTACTGCCAGAGATAAATTAACCGGTGCTGAAACCCCCAAGACGTTTTCCGTCAATGTATTTACCCCAATTAACCTAGAGCCTGCTCTAGGAGGCAAAACACTCAATACAAACGTTCAGACGAAAATTTATGCTACAACTACCAAATACCCCACTGTTACACGGGTAAACATGCAGTACGGTACTCCATATCAGTCCTATACTTTGAGTATGACACCAACACCGGATAGTAACTTAAAAAGCTGGGTAGTAAATTACATGGTTCCCGACAATGTGCCTGACGGAACCTATACCGCACAGTTTACTTCCATTAATCCAAGCGGTAAGGCGGAAACAAAATATATTTCATACAAAGTTAGCAGAAACCGACCCCCGGAGGTAAATATACAGAGAATATCACCGCAGTTCGTTTACGAAGGAGACAGTGTTTCAATGACATTTGAAGTAACAGACCCGGACCCTGAACAGGTGCTAACATCAAAAGTAACAGTGAAAAGGGGTTCAGAAGTTGTCTATTCAGGTGAGAATATATCGTATGTAAGTAACGGAAAAAAGAAAACATTCACAATGAAAACACCTAGGCTAACTGAAACGGGTACATATACCATAAGTGTTATCACAATAGACCAGTACTTTGCACAGGATACGGATATAACAACCTTCACAGTACATGGGCTCACAATAAAGGGATACGTGAATCACACACCTACATGGAAAACCAATTGGGACAAATATAACAAACATCTTGCCAATAAGGGAAAACCCACATATGGAAATGATGCATTTTTTAATGATGAAAAGTATGTGTTAAGTGCCGTTACAACAGAGATAAATTCAGGAAGTGCTGTTACAGCATCAAATGTTAGGGTAAGAATATTAGAAAGAAGCTACGGCCCTGTTTCACTGGCCAGCCAAACTGCCAATACTTTCAAGGGTGAAATGTGGAACGAAGATATGAAGAAAAACAGATGGAAAGGTACATATGTCACTTTCGTATTCACTGTAACTTATAGTAATGGCACAATCAAAACAGACACTGTAAAAACCTACGTTGTGAATGACGATTATTGGAGAATTAGGATGGCATTTTAA
- a CDS encoding putative holin-like toxin, which produces MDTYEAISLMIMFSMFLISLLSLIIVIIKLYERKK; this is translated from the coding sequence ATGGATACTTATGAAGCAATATCGCTAATGATAATGTTCTCAATGTTTCTCATATCGTTGCTCTCCTTGATTATTGTAATAATCAAGTTATACGAGCGAAAAAAATAA
- a CDS encoding topoisomerase C-terminal repeat-containing protein — protein MDEILCINCKKPMKGDDKKWFCDCGMTVWKVTSGKLLSPVHLRQLMEQGRTEMLTFRSKKNKPFKAMLAINGTRTEFVFENAGKDQDADDEANRYMALDRKEVRVRVESGQPGIVDLTIESLDMPRYFQKINFGLGSTREAECMGIIVAADYAKFYIPDFSEKTMRIQVNSEEFSNYILRETKPRDKEMQYFISYAWEKLGGFRAFEAVYTPKRRRKNEGGNVSRKFPSGIFPWLEKNVENQELDESIRVFLPRNPAVYRQFKASFHVAQLLEVDDDEYVIYEVPLELKKALDTWYSMVSSISTNTNSLKREE, from the coding sequence ATGGATGAAATTTTATGCATTAACTGTAAAAAACCAATGAAAGGAGATGATAAAAAGTGGTTCTGTGACTGTGGGATGACAGTCTGGAAGGTAACTTCCGGAAAACTGCTTTCACCAGTTCATTTAAGACAACTAATGGAGCAGGGCCGTACTGAAATGTTGACTTTCAGATCAAAGAAAAATAAGCCGTTTAAAGCGATGCTGGCTATAAACGGCACACGCACGGAATTTGTTTTTGAAAACGCAGGGAAAGATCAGGATGCAGATGATGAGGCAAACAGGTACATGGCTCTTGACAGAAAAGAGGTACGTGTGAGAGTTGAATCGGGACAGCCTGGGATAGTTGACCTGACCATAGAAAGTCTCGATATGCCAAGATACTTTCAAAAGATTAACTTCGGACTGGGTTCTACAAGGGAGGCCGAGTGCATGGGCATTATTGTGGCTGCTGATTATGCCAAGTTCTACATACCTGATTTTTCAGAAAAGACCATGAGAATTCAGGTTAACTCGGAGGAGTTTTCAAACTACATACTTCGTGAGACAAAGCCTCGTGACAAGGAAATGCAGTACTTTATATCCTACGCATGGGAGAAACTTGGCGGGTTCAGGGCTTTTGAAGCGGTATACACACCAAAAAGGAGAAGAAAGAATGAAGGGGGTAATGTTTCAAGAAAGTTTCCTTCCGGTATCTTCCCATGGCTTGAAAAGAACGTGGAGAATCAGGAACTTGACGAAAGCATAAGAGTGTTTCTTCCCAGAAACCCGGCAGTTTACAGACAGTTTAAAGCATCATTTCATGTTGCCCAGTTACTTGAGGTTGATGATGATGAATATGTAATCTATGAAGTTCCGCTGGAATTAAAAAAGGCATTGGATACATGGTATTCAATGGTGTCTTCAATTTCAACAAATACCAATTCACTTAAAAGAGAGGAGTAG